One genomic segment of Sminthopsis crassicaudata isolate SCR6 chromosome 4, ASM4859323v1, whole genome shotgun sequence includes these proteins:
- the KTI12 gene encoding protein KTI12 homolog produces MPLVVLCGLPDSGRSLRADELRRALEAEGRPVTVVRDADVLGPGGPEALCEAYSDPAREKALRAALKASVERGLGPRAVVLLDSPNYIKGFRYELYCLARAARTPLCLLYCLKPRPRAPGAGEDCLPKAGAAASSWRPKLATSEPERGLPAGDAPEDGDPQWRGSEEDPESRLEGAPDSRAQNPGSPGAPRDGAAGELEPEPDLGFPPELVDALAQRFEPPDSRNRWDRPLFTVLGLEEPLPLAQIRAALFESQVPAPHQATQSQPLASTNFLHQLDQVTSQVLTALMEAQKSAVPGDLLSLPGTTERLRFSRPLSMAELSRLRRQFISYTKLHPSQENLPQLANMFLQYLGQSLH; encoded by the coding sequence ATGCCGCTGGTGGTGCTGTGTGGGCTGCCGGACAGCGGCCGGAGTCTGCGAGCAGACGAGCTCCGCAGGGCGTTGGAGGCTGAGGGTCGGCCCGTGACGGTCGTGCGCGATGCCGACGTGCTTGGGCCCGGTGGGCCGGAGGCTCTGTGCGAGGCCTACTCGGACCCGGCCCGCGAGAAGGCGCTGCGCGCAGCTCTCAAAGCCTCGGTGGAGCGCGGCCTGGGCCCCCGGGCCGTGGTCCTCCTCGACTCTCCCAATTACATCAAAGGCTTCCGCTACGAGCTCTACTGCCTGGCGCGGGCGGCGCGCACCCCGCTCTGCCTGCTCTACTGCCTGAAGCCCCGGCCGCGGGCGCCGGGCGCCGGGGAAGACTGCCTCCCGAAGGCCGGGGCTGCAGCCAGCAGCTGGAGACCGAAGCTCGCGACCTCGGAGCCGGAGCGGGGTCTGCCAGCGGGGGACGCCCCTGAGGATGGCGACCCTCAGTGGAGAGGTTCGGAGGAAGATCCCGAATCAAGACTAGAGGGAGCCCCGGATTCAAGGGCACAAAATCCTGGGAGCCCGGGGGCCCCGAGGGACGGAGCGGCGGGGGAGCTGGAGCCAGAGCCGGACCTCGGCTTCCCCCCGGAGCTCGTGGACGCCCTGGCCCAGCGCTTCGAGCCCCCGGATTCCCGCAACCGCTGGGACCGGCCCCTGTTCACGGTACTGGGGCTGGAGGAGCCTCTGCCCCTGGCCCAGATCCGGGCGGCCCTCTTCGAGAGCCAGGTGCCCGCCCCGCATCAGGCCACGCAGTCCCAGCCGCTGGCTTCCACCAACTTCCTGCACCAGCTGGATCAGGTCACGAGCCAGGTCCTGACAGCACTGATGGAGGCCCAGAAGAGCGCCGTCCCCGGGGACCTGCTGTCGCTGCCCGGGACCACGGAGAGGCTGCGCTTCAGCCGCCCGCTGTCCATGGCCGAGCTGAGCCGGCTCCGGCGCCAGTTCATCTCGTACACCAAGCTGCACCCCAGCCAGGAGAACCTGCCGCAGCTGGCCAACATGTTCCTGCAGTACCTGGGCCAGAGCCTGCACTGA